In the genome of Gloeotrichia echinulata CP02, one region contains:
- a CDS encoding transposase, with protein MKPYSVDLREKIVNAYQLGNISVRKLAVNFGVGKAFVQKMLRQYKEKGHVNPGKQGTRKKAVLADSAAQLVALVKKYPDATLSEYCEYWLLTEGQLVSSSMMCRELQKLNLTRKKKRFAAVRQLPIEFNCSGVNTERKSEI; from the coding sequence ATGAAACCATATTCCGTCGATCTGAGAGAAAAAATAGTCAATGCTTATCAGTTAGGAAATATTTCAGTTAGAAAGTTAGCTGTAAACTTTGGTGTTGGTAAAGCTTTTGTACAAAAAATGTTGAGACAGTATAAAGAGAAAGGACATGTTAATCCTGGTAAGCAAGGGACAAGAAAAAAAGCGGTATTAGCAGATTCTGCGGCTCAACTTGTTGCATTGGTAAAAAAGTATCCAGATGCAACTCTCTCTGAATATTGTGAATATTGGCTCTTAACTGAGGGGCAACTAGTGAGTTCCAGCATGATGTGTAGAGAATTGCAAAAATTAAATCTAACTCGTAAAAAAAAACGGTTCGCAGCAGTCAGGCAGCTACCGATAGAGTTCAATTGCTCAGGTGTGAATACAGAGAGAAAGTCAGAGATATAG
- a CDS encoding IS630 family transposase, which yields MLRCEYREKVRDIEPKNLVFLDEAGLLLGLMRPKARSEKGSRVYDVKPFYRGKKVTIIGAISMDKVLAVMTLDGSMDSNAFRVFIEKLLVPQLWKGAVVIMDNLFAHKIDEITPIIESVGASVINLSSYSPDFNPIEHWWSQLKAFIKTFSPKTTQMVDVLIAIALNLINPMHLRNWFANCCYCTS from the coding sequence TTGCTCAGGTGTGAATACAGAGAGAAAGTCAGAGATATAGAGCCGAAAAATCTGGTTTTTTTGGATGAAGCAGGCTTACTGCTTGGGTTAATGCGTCCAAAAGCTCGTAGTGAAAAAGGAAGTAGAGTATATGATGTAAAACCATTTTATCGAGGTAAAAAAGTCACTATTATCGGCGCAATCAGTATGGATAAAGTATTGGCTGTGATGACACTAGATGGTTCAATGGATAGTAATGCTTTTCGCGTGTTTATAGAAAAGTTGTTAGTGCCTCAATTATGGAAAGGTGCAGTTGTCATAATGGATAACCTATTTGCCCATAAGATCGATGAAATTACGCCCATAATTGAATCTGTTGGTGCCAGTGTCATCAATCTATCTTCTTATTCACCAGATTTTAATCCCATTGAACATTGGTGGTCACAGCTTAAAGCTTTTATCAAAACATTTTCTCCAAAAACTACTCAAATGGTAGATGTATTGATTGCAATTGCTTTAAATCTAATCAATCCTATGCATCTGCGAAATTGGTTTGCTAACTGCTGCTACTGTACTTCATGA
- a CDS encoding KR domain-containing protein, which yields MPLYTWQRERYWHESPASEQLRLGKQVHPLLGQALELPYPSWKLDLNKRYLAYLDDHRIQNAVVYPGAAYVEMGLAVAKRFFGEGIYSVDNIEFKKALFLPEKDLLTVQLTLDPKDASFSVYTRQTHSQNDWTLHAQAKLHLRQFVTKCINIHEIRNRCSKEVSKPDLYHKLGEVGFQYGPQFQRIEQIWLGATEALGQIHMPDLMEINSQDYELHPIILDSCFHVLIAIASLGDINQHNSSVYLPISIQSVRVYNRPRPNMWAHARVIEQGDKMLTGELQLFDEEGNLLAEVLGFQAQSIESAGKGLSQNLDSWLYELEWQPKPRVNDENTPQNSSKEQPGSWFIFADQGGVAQRLVTQLRERGENCIIVVPGESYQALEPGHYSINPSHPDEFQNLLQDAIDNSNLPCRGLIHLWSLDTVASETMTVDALESEQLLGCGTILHLIQALVQSGWRNHHKLWVVTRGTQSVADSEIVSLAPASLWGLSRVASYQEHTNIWGGIIDLDPVHSDDEISMLLEEVWNPDNEDQIAFRNQQRYCVRLVSTQKPTSVFPSQFRPDSSYLITGGLGDLGILVAHWLVERGARHLILVGRDKFPSRQMWNQLEADSRFAVRISVVRELEAMGASVHLAAVDVANEAEVAEFLDTYQQENWPPIRGVIHSAGLVRDELLLNMELKNFNSVLRPKALGAWVLHRLFENVSLDFFVLFSSVASVVGTMGQGNYAAGNSFMDSLVHYRRSKGLPALSINWGPWGEVGMASRLDLTDYYAQRGIGIIRPNDGIEILSRLLNYDLPQVTVVPANWALVANLYPTGTTVRIISDLLAEAQEKSTIQGDTTVISEGHFIQQIFAAEASQQTSLLETHIQELISQVLRIDLSRLNLEQSLNALGLDSMMAIELKQRIEISVGASIAVVDLLKGSNIREIVTILMPQIQENQRLVSQEEISEMLTELQQLSPEETERLLAQMEQQ from the coding sequence TTGCCATTGTATACTTGGCAACGTGAGCGTTACTGGCATGAATCGCCAGCTTCTGAACAGTTACGTTTAGGGAAACAAGTTCACCCACTTCTTGGTCAAGCTTTGGAATTACCCTATCCTTCGTGGAAACTAGATCTGAACAAACGGTATTTGGCTTACCTTGATGACCACCGTATTCAAAATGCTGTAGTATATCCTGGCGCAGCATACGTGGAAATGGGTCTTGCTGTGGCTAAGAGGTTTTTTGGTGAAGGTATTTACTCAGTTGACAACATTGAATTCAAAAAAGCACTGTTTTTACCTGAGAAGGACTTATTAACTGTTCAGTTAACGCTAGATCCAAAAGATGCATCGTTTAGTGTTTACACACGTCAGACGCACAGTCAAAATGATTGGACACTTCATGCTCAGGCTAAACTGCATCTACGGCAATTTGTTACCAAGTGTATTAATATCCATGAGATTCGTAATCGTTGTTCAAAAGAGGTTTCCAAGCCAGATTTGTATCACAAGTTAGGCGAGGTTGGCTTTCAATATGGTCCTCAGTTTCAGAGAATAGAACAGATTTGGCTAGGTGCAACAGAGGCCTTGGGACAAATTCATATGCCTGACCTCATGGAAATTAACAGCCAAGATTACGAACTGCACCCAATAATTCTTGATTCGTGTTTTCATGTCCTAATTGCGATCGCCTCTTTAGGAGATATAAATCAACATAATTCAAGTGTATACCTGCCTATTAGTATCCAAAGTGTGCGAGTTTATAATCGTCCTCGTCCCAATATGTGGGCTCATGCCCGGGTGATTGAGCAGGGTGACAAGATGCTGACGGGAGAACTACAACTGTTTGATGAAGAAGGTAATCTCTTAGCAGAAGTTCTAGGTTTTCAAGCCCAATCCATTGAAAGTGCAGGTAAAGGACTTTCTCAAAATTTGGATAGTTGGCTTTATGAATTGGAATGGCAGCCCAAACCCAGAGTTAATGACGAAAATACCCCACAGAACTCCTCTAAAGAACAACCAGGAAGTTGGTTTATCTTTGCAGATCAAGGTGGAGTAGCACAGAGGCTCGTTACACAATTGAGGGAGCGGGGCGAAAACTGTATCATTGTTGTTCCAGGAGAATCTTACCAAGCCTTAGAGCCAGGTCACTACTCTATCAATCCATCCCATCCAGACGAGTTCCAAAACCTGTTACAAGATGCTATAGACAACTCCAATCTACCCTGTCGGGGTTTGATACATCTATGGAGTCTAGATACAGTTGCATCAGAAACGATGACAGTAGATGCACTGGAATCAGAACAATTATTAGGTTGCGGTACAATACTGCACTTGATTCAAGCATTAGTTCAGAGTGGCTGGCGCAATCACCACAAATTATGGGTGGTAACACGGGGAACTCAGTCTGTAGCAGATAGTGAAATAGTCTCATTAGCTCCTGCCTCACTTTGGGGTTTATCAAGAGTTGCTAGTTATCAAGAACATACCAATATATGGGGAGGAATTATTGATCTTGACCCAGTACACTCTGATGATGAAATTTCAATGTTATTGGAAGAAGTTTGGAATCCAGATAATGAAGACCAAATTGCCTTCCGAAATCAACAGCGATATTGTGTCCGATTAGTAAGTACTCAGAAGCCAACTTCAGTTTTTCCTAGTCAGTTTCGTCCCGATAGTAGTTATCTGATTACCGGAGGACTTGGAGATTTAGGCATCTTGGTTGCTCATTGGCTAGTTGAACGTGGAGCTAGACATTTAATCCTTGTCGGACGTGACAAATTCCCATCTCGCCAGATGTGGAATCAACTAGAAGCCGATAGCCGTTTTGCTGTGCGAATCTCTGTCGTACGAGAATTAGAGGCAATGGGAGCCAGTGTACATTTGGCTGCTGTTGATGTGGCAAATGAAGCTGAAGTAGCAGAATTTCTAGACACCTATCAACAGGAGAACTGGCCTCCGATTAGAGGTGTGATTCACTCGGCAGGACTAGTCAGAGATGAACTTTTGTTGAATATGGAATTAAAGAACTTCAATAGCGTGCTTAGACCTAAAGCTTTGGGTGCTTGGGTGCTACACCGCTTATTTGAAAATGTTTCCTTAGACTTCTTCGTCCTCTTCTCTTCTGTGGCTTCCGTAGTGGGAACAATGGGTCAAGGAAATTATGCTGCTGGTAACTCCTTCATGGATTCCCTAGTCCACTATCGTAGAAGCAAAGGATTGCCAGCCCTAAGTATTAATTGGGGTCCTTGGGGCGAAGTGGGAATGGCAAGTCGTCTAGATTTAACTGACTACTATGCCCAACGAGGCATTGGCATTATTAGACCCAATGATGGGATAGAAATTTTGTCACGGCTACTCAATTATGACTTACCGCAAGTTACGGTTGTGCCGGCGAACTGGGCTTTGGTTGCTAACCTGTACCCGACGGGGACAACCGTAAGAATAATTTCTGATTTATTGGCAGAAGCTCAAGAAAAAAGCACTATTCAAGGTGATACTACGGTCATTAGCGAAGGACACTTTATTCAACAAATTTTTGCGGCTGAAGCATCACAGCAAACATCATTGTTGGAAACTCACATCCAAGAATTAATATCTCAAGTTCTGCGAATCGATTTATCTCGTCTCAACTTAGAACAATCATTGAATGCTCTGGGATTGGATTCCATGATGGCGATTGAGTTGAAGCAGCGCATTGAAATCAGTGTAGGAGCAAGTATCGCCGTAGTTGATTTGCTCAAGGGTTCTAATATTAGGGAGATTGTCACAATTCTTATGCCCCAAATACAAGAAAATCAAAGACTGGTCAGTCAAGAGGAAATAAGTGAAATGCTGACGGAACTACAACAGCTATCGCCCGAAGAGACTGAGAGATTACTTGCCCAAATGGAACAGCAATAA